A section of the Engystomops pustulosus chromosome 3, aEngPut4.maternal, whole genome shotgun sequence genome encodes:
- the EFHD1 gene encoding EF-hand domain-containing protein D1, whose product MAENELAQKLQRRLVLEDAPGPGAEGEVPEHNGEEKPVTANADSELSAKLTRRNDINEGNAVPATRGQVFNPYTEFKEFSRKQIKDMEGMFRQYDTGRDNFIDLMELKLMMEKLGAPQTHLGLKNMIKEVDEDIDGKLNFREFLLIFRKAAAGELEDDSGLMSLAKLSEIDVTTEGVKGAKSFFEAKVQALSAASKFETEIRAEQEERKRQEEEQKNRRAAFKELKSAFN is encoded by the exons ATGGCAGAGAACGAGCTGGCCCAGAAGCTGCAGCGCCGCTTGGTGCTAGAAGATGCCCCCGGGCCGGGAGCAGAGGGCGAGGTGCCCGAGCACAACGGGGAGGAGAAGCCGGTCACTGCCAACGCCGACTCCGAACTGAGCGCCAAGCTGACCCGGAGGAATGACATCAACGAGGGCAATGCCGTGCCGGCCACCCGGGGCCAGGTCTTCAACCCCTACACCGAGTTCAAGGAGTTCTCCAGGAAGCAGATCAAGGACATGGAGGGCATGTTCCGCCA GTATGACACGGGGCGGGACAACTTCATAGACCTAATGGAGCTGAAGCTCATGATGGAGAAGTTGGGTGCTCCACAGACTCATCTTGGTCTAAAGAACATGATCAAAGAAGTAGATGAAGATATTGATGGAAAACTGAATTTCCGAGAG TTTTTGCTGATCTTCCGTAAGGCAGCGGCAGGAGAGCTGGAAGACGACAGTGGACTGATGTCCTTGGCGAAACTCTCTGAAATAGATGTGACAACAGAAGGAGTAAAGGGAGCTAAGAGCTTCTTTGAGGCCAAG GTCCAGGCTTTATCAGCAGCCAGTAAGTTTGAGACAGAAATTCGTGCAGAACAGGAAGAGAGGAAGCGACAGGAGGAAGAGCAGAAGAATCGCCGCGCCGCTTTTAAAGAACTTAAATCCGCGTTTAACTAA